The following are from one region of the Lytechinus variegatus isolate NC3 chromosome 4, Lvar_3.0, whole genome shotgun sequence genome:
- the LOC121414195 gene encoding uncharacterized protein LOC121414195 isoform X1: MGNHGSRDVPDGTAGSSETKLRGRYTSHMSGFMESGGSKYPCDLNVIIETDDVIHMIERCDRQEARINGEINCSLLSKDPVLFSAGRFFVLSSGETNLHFKSMVYQALLPLGENGCFFEGKRLASDISFNGNNAADDSSLNIVIKNGPNHTDETFTTGQVSAKLVDIAKELTDIEITGSEDDEKLKMEWKAKFGFFLGGVLLTISDIFSPTEFCPKTSARERRHLDTKGIKPTVYNLTATDGVPLLMTRYKCGNKGPILLLHGLCVTSRIFSLDTIDKNFVEFLCEHGYDIWLLELRLSVALPSHQKSSRMHDPAGKDLPPAIDLIIKESNSPDIQVLGHCIGSITTHVALLGGHIDRRKIRCFIASQVGFSMISSAMNQAKAKTRLDNIAVAFGYKGLTAYTDKNDHAREKFMSAVSNALARTTLNKENQCGSVVCHRITAMFGLMWEHPNMNEETHHTLSEWFGFGHADYYHHLSVAFRKGRLVDPEGKDVYLPDFNSKNRLESPLYRKAMKKMDIPILYFVGSLNKAWEIDASRDSYQRVKDANPDQYYEWFEAPTYGHLDCIIGKNAAEDVFPRLLTFLDKYALPEMVWEGNDHGTCCYKSI, encoded by the coding sequence GAACTGCTGGCAGCTCGGAAACGAAGCTCAGAGGGCGCTACACAAGTCACATGTCTGGATTCATGGAAAGTGGGGGTTCCAAGTATCCATGTGACCTAAACGTCATAATTGAGACAGATGACGTCATCCATATGATAGAAAGGTGTGATCGTCAAGAAGCCCGGATCAATGGAGAGATCAACTGTTCCCTGTTATCAAAGGACCCTGTTCTGTTTTCTGCTGGCAGGTTCTTCGTTCTTAGCTCTGGCGAAACTAACTTGCATTTCAAAAGCATGGTCTACCAGGCCCTATTGCCCTTAGGAGAAAATGGTTGCTTCTTTGAAGGGAAGAGACTAGCCAGCGATATTTCGTTCAATGGGAATAACGCTGCTGACGATTCGTCACTGAACATTGTAATCAAGAATGGGCCCAATCATACTGATGAGACTTTCACTACCGGACAAGTTTCTGCAAAATTGGTGGATATTGCCAAAGAGCTCACGGACATTGAAATCACAGGTAGCGAGGATGAcgagaaattgaaaatggagtGGAAGGCGAAATTTGGATTCTTTCTCGGGGGCGTTCTCCTCACGATCAGCGATATCTTCTCCCCCACTGAATTCTGTCCAAAGACTTCTGCCCGGGAGAGACGCCATCTGGACACGAAAGGCATAAAGCCTACGGTGTATAACCTGACGGCCACAGACGGCGTACCTCTGCTAATGACTCGCTACAAGTGCGGCAATAAAGGGCCGATCTTGCTCCTTCACGGACTCTGTGTTACAAGTAGAATATTTTCTCTAGATACCATAGACAAGAACTTCGTAGAGTTCTTGTGTGAGCATGGATACGATATATGGTTGTTAGAGCTTAGATTATCAGTTGCCCTTCCTTCACACCAGAAATCTTCTCGAATGCACGACCCTGCGGGGAAAGATCTCCCACCTGCTATCGACCTGATAATAAAAGAATCCAATTCACCGGATATCCAAGTCCTTGGTCACTGTATTGGGTCTATAACGACGCACGTGGCTCTGCTTGGAGGCCATATTGACCGAAGAAAGATCCGATGTTTCATTGCTTCTCAAGTCGGATTCagcatgatatcatcagccatGAATCAAGCCAAAGCCAAAACTAGGCTTGACAATATTGCCGTTGCATTCGGCTACAAAGGACTCACCGCGTACACAGACAAGAACGACCATGCGCGGGAGAAGTTCATGTCTGCAGTGTCCAATGCACTCGCACGAACAACACTCAACAAAGAGAACCAGTGCGGCAGTGTCGTGTGCCATAGAATTACAGCAATGTTTGGACTTATGTGGGAACATCCCAACATGAATGAAGAAACGCACCACACATTGTCTGAGTGGTTCGGATTCGGACACGCCGACTATTATCACCACCTCTCGGTTGCCTTCCGAAAGGGCCGATTGGTCGATCCGGAGGGGAAGGATGTTTACCTTCCGGATTTCAACTCGAAAAACCGGCTCGAATCACCACTGTATCGAAAGGCCATGAAGAAAATGGACATTCCAATCTTATATTTCGTCGGATCATTGAACAAAGCTTGGGAGATCGATGCATCGAGAGATAGCTATCAGAGAGTCAAGGATGCAAACCCTGATCAGTATTACGAATGGTTCGAGGCTCCTACCTATGGACACCTAGACTGCATCATTGGGAAGAATGCCGCAGAGGATGTGTTTCCCCGTCTTTTGACCTTTCTTGACAAGTACGCATTGCCTGAAATGGTATGGGAAGGAAATGATCATGGCACTTGCTGCTACAAGTCAATTTag
- the LOC121414195 gene encoding uncharacterized protein LOC121414195 isoform X2 produces MDSGTAGSSETKLRGRYTSHMSGFMESGGSKYPCDLNVIIETDDVIHMIERCDRQEARINGEINCSLLSKDPVLFSAGRFFVLSSGETNLHFKSMVYQALLPLGENGCFFEGKRLASDISFNGNNAADDSSLNIVIKNGPNHTDETFTTGQVSAKLVDIAKELTDIEITGSEDDEKLKMEWKAKFGFFLGGVLLTISDIFSPTEFCPKTSARERRHLDTKGIKPTVYNLTATDGVPLLMTRYKCGNKGPILLLHGLCVTSRIFSLDTIDKNFVEFLCEHGYDIWLLELRLSVALPSHQKSSRMHDPAGKDLPPAIDLIIKESNSPDIQVLGHCIGSITTHVALLGGHIDRRKIRCFIASQVGFSMISSAMNQAKAKTRLDNIAVAFGYKGLTAYTDKNDHAREKFMSAVSNALARTTLNKENQCGSVVCHRITAMFGLMWEHPNMNEETHHTLSEWFGFGHADYYHHLSVAFRKGRLVDPEGKDVYLPDFNSKNRLESPLYRKAMKKMDIPILYFVGSLNKAWEIDASRDSYQRVKDANPDQYYEWFEAPTYGHLDCIIGKNAAEDVFPRLLTFLDKYALPEMVWEGNDHGTCCYKSI; encoded by the coding sequence GAACTGCTGGCAGCTCGGAAACGAAGCTCAGAGGGCGCTACACAAGTCACATGTCTGGATTCATGGAAAGTGGGGGTTCCAAGTATCCATGTGACCTAAACGTCATAATTGAGACAGATGACGTCATCCATATGATAGAAAGGTGTGATCGTCAAGAAGCCCGGATCAATGGAGAGATCAACTGTTCCCTGTTATCAAAGGACCCTGTTCTGTTTTCTGCTGGCAGGTTCTTCGTTCTTAGCTCTGGCGAAACTAACTTGCATTTCAAAAGCATGGTCTACCAGGCCCTATTGCCCTTAGGAGAAAATGGTTGCTTCTTTGAAGGGAAGAGACTAGCCAGCGATATTTCGTTCAATGGGAATAACGCTGCTGACGATTCGTCACTGAACATTGTAATCAAGAATGGGCCCAATCATACTGATGAGACTTTCACTACCGGACAAGTTTCTGCAAAATTGGTGGATATTGCCAAAGAGCTCACGGACATTGAAATCACAGGTAGCGAGGATGAcgagaaattgaaaatggagtGGAAGGCGAAATTTGGATTCTTTCTCGGGGGCGTTCTCCTCACGATCAGCGATATCTTCTCCCCCACTGAATTCTGTCCAAAGACTTCTGCCCGGGAGAGACGCCATCTGGACACGAAAGGCATAAAGCCTACGGTGTATAACCTGACGGCCACAGACGGCGTACCTCTGCTAATGACTCGCTACAAGTGCGGCAATAAAGGGCCGATCTTGCTCCTTCACGGACTCTGTGTTACAAGTAGAATATTTTCTCTAGATACCATAGACAAGAACTTCGTAGAGTTCTTGTGTGAGCATGGATACGATATATGGTTGTTAGAGCTTAGATTATCAGTTGCCCTTCCTTCACACCAGAAATCTTCTCGAATGCACGACCCTGCGGGGAAAGATCTCCCACCTGCTATCGACCTGATAATAAAAGAATCCAATTCACCGGATATCCAAGTCCTTGGTCACTGTATTGGGTCTATAACGACGCACGTGGCTCTGCTTGGAGGCCATATTGACCGAAGAAAGATCCGATGTTTCATTGCTTCTCAAGTCGGATTCagcatgatatcatcagccatGAATCAAGCCAAAGCCAAAACTAGGCTTGACAATATTGCCGTTGCATTCGGCTACAAAGGACTCACCGCGTACACAGACAAGAACGACCATGCGCGGGAGAAGTTCATGTCTGCAGTGTCCAATGCACTCGCACGAACAACACTCAACAAAGAGAACCAGTGCGGCAGTGTCGTGTGCCATAGAATTACAGCAATGTTTGGACTTATGTGGGAACATCCCAACATGAATGAAGAAACGCACCACACATTGTCTGAGTGGTTCGGATTCGGACACGCCGACTATTATCACCACCTCTCGGTTGCCTTCCGAAAGGGCCGATTGGTCGATCCGGAGGGGAAGGATGTTTACCTTCCGGATTTCAACTCGAAAAACCGGCTCGAATCACCACTGTATCGAAAGGCCATGAAGAAAATGGACATTCCAATCTTATATTTCGTCGGATCATTGAACAAAGCTTGGGAGATCGATGCATCGAGAGATAGCTATCAGAGAGTCAAGGATGCAAACCCTGATCAGTATTACGAATGGTTCGAGGCTCCTACCTATGGACACCTAGACTGCATCATTGGGAAGAATGCCGCAGAGGATGTGTTTCCCCGTCTTTTGACCTTTCTTGACAAGTACGCATTGCCTGAAATGGTATGGGAAGGAAATGATCATGGCACTTGCTGCTACAAGTCAATTTag